Proteins encoded in a region of the Anas acuta unplaced genomic scaffold, bAnaAcu1.1 SCAFFOLD_358, whole genome shotgun sequence genome:
- the FKBPL gene encoding LOW QUALITY PROTEIN: FK506-binding protein-like (The sequence of the model RefSeq protein was modified relative to this genomic sequence to represent the inferred CDS: deleted 1 base in 1 codon), which produces GPPKPNQRPPSPNWAPPRPNWAPQDPTGPPQDPTGPPQAPTEPPRDPPAPSPWWLSPDSSFSKQILRPGRGLDRPAWGSRCRVLLEPPPGGDPMPGGGRWLTLRLGTAEGRWAVALDACLETMTRGERARLLPTGAESAVVVTLGGFTPPQDFWEAEGDRWAAVLARKARAKASTAPARSSPPPKLSPPPSAPPPPPGGRRRCPRPSPPQSRPPRRAGPVPVEAGLPAEAAANAGKALALRPGHVKARYRRALAKAAMRDLEGAAADLALVLRQEPGNAAARRELRRVRGEARERDARLARGLGRLFA; this is translated from the exons ggccccccaaaacccaaccaaaGACCCCCAAGCCCCAACTGGGCCCCCCCAAGACCCAACTGGGCCCCCCAAGACCCAACTGGGCCCCCCCAAGACCCAACTGggcccccccaagcccccacggagcccccccgagaccccccagccccctccccgtggTGGCTCAGCCCCGACTCCTCCTTCTCCAAGCAAATCCTCCGGCCCGGCCGCGGCCTCGACCGCCCCGCTTGGGGGTCCCGCTGCCGGGTCCTCCTGGAACCCCCCCCGGGGGGCGACCCcatgccgggggggggccgttGGCTCACCCTACGCCTCGGCACCGCCGAGGGGCGCTGGGCGGTGGCGTTGGACGCGTGTTTGGAGACCATGACCCGCGGCGAGCGCGCCCGCCTCCTCCCGACCGGCGCCGAATCCGCCGTGGTGGTCACTTTGGGGGGCTTCACCCCCCCCCAGGATTTTTGGGAGGCCGAGGGCGACCGCTGGGCCGCCGTTTTGGCCCGCAAAGCCCGCGCCAAAGCCTCTACGGCGCCGGCGCGCTCATCCCCGCCGCCAAAGCTTTCTCCACCGCCctccgcgccgccgccgccgccggggggCCGCCGCCGTTGC CCCCGCCCGAGCCCACCCCAAAGCCGACCTCCACGCCGGGCTGGCCCTGTGCCAGTTGAGGCTGGGCTACCGGCGGAGGCCGCGGCCAACGCCGGGAAGGCTTTGGCCTTGAGGCCGGGCCACGTCAAGGCCCGGTACCGGCGGGCGTTGGCCAAGGCGGCCATGAGGGATTTGGAGGGGGCGGCCGCCGACCTGGCCCTGGTCCTGCGGCAGGAGCCCGGCAACGCCGCCGCCAGGAGGGAGCTGAGGAGGGTCCGGGGGGAGGCCAGGGAGAGGGATGCGAGGCTGgccagggggctggggaggctgtTCGCgtga